In Longibacter salinarum, a single window of DNA contains:
- a CDS encoding GNAT family N-acetyltransferase — MSSFASFPPTVFQGSGDLRDWLRETGASLALALPRYNRLAVLRSGATPQKQSSEAVRDDERHDSDALAVSLHTIETPMKLRSNAERLFVSTRHQMHEFTNVLSGDATYQGHDSAYILRRSHTTGAIGAHDLGFGVDGVLRFVTARYNAVAGLDDVHSFRLRWQLSDLREELLGSDARLTGMAYDADDRPRFAAVEGIQPSSNDSTSTTGGIVDVASGDILASQLDAPQHPQCYDGKLFFVTRGDRSLWWNPTEPAGEPKRIATLPGYPVDMDVLDGCAIVSISATPPDRSPKENGTEASHHAQGDDLRNGLCVVDLSTGDVIAETHVADTLGPISGVCVLDDALHPTVLTADDDELRRTITFATDQGAVYHRLPDSASSTSGDKTEAHAASANAESTPTSAAPAPFSGGSIDQLDLDLSEARRRDTRVRAGQPYQLFAGQMLAKDVISRFQELLPGRFVRRVKTGAVSGDLPLVGVVAVVGKRPIGIAVAAIPSNASASTLHALSVLPAQRGQGVGTALLQRLEALIQTGGAEELQAEYRQSNSSRQALERVLEKSGWDAPRAKRKLYQGDRENIPKPFLETLAKRSLQAGELFSWSDLTTQEKQNLQGRLRPGAERSIPVPLSPFQLDATVDYDCSLGLRHEDRVVGWMITHRLAPEVLQYTCLYVEPDIRGPGVGLSLLAEAMRRQAERTDIPRFIWMIDAENTRMHRFVEGRLASVIDKQDTLLHAVTRF; from the coding sequence ATGTCTTCCTTCGCGTCCTTTCCACCAACCGTTTTCCAGGGATCCGGTGATCTTCGGGACTGGCTACGGGAAACGGGGGCCAGTCTTGCACTTGCTTTACCCCGCTACAATCGCCTGGCTGTTCTCCGATCGGGGGCGACCCCGCAAAAGCAATCGAGCGAAGCGGTCCGTGATGACGAACGTCACGATTCTGACGCTCTGGCCGTGTCGCTTCATACCATCGAGACCCCGATGAAACTTCGGTCGAATGCGGAGCGCCTCTTCGTGTCGACTCGCCACCAAATGCACGAGTTCACCAATGTGCTTAGTGGCGATGCGACGTATCAGGGGCACGATTCTGCGTACATCCTTCGTCGTTCACACACGACAGGAGCGATTGGTGCTCACGATCTCGGATTCGGCGTCGACGGGGTTCTTCGGTTCGTGACGGCCCGCTACAATGCCGTTGCTGGACTCGACGACGTACACAGTTTCCGGTTGAGGTGGCAGTTGTCCGATCTCCGCGAGGAACTGCTTGGTTCCGACGCTCGACTGACGGGCATGGCTTACGATGCCGACGATCGGCCACGGTTTGCTGCTGTGGAAGGGATTCAGCCCAGCTCAAACGACTCAACGTCGACGACGGGAGGCATCGTGGATGTAGCGTCCGGGGACATTCTGGCGTCTCAGCTAGACGCGCCACAGCATCCTCAATGCTACGACGGGAAGCTGTTTTTCGTGACAAGAGGGGACCGCAGTCTCTGGTGGAATCCGACGGAGCCCGCAGGCGAGCCCAAGCGGATCGCAACACTGCCCGGCTATCCGGTCGACATGGACGTGCTCGACGGATGCGCGATCGTCTCTATTTCGGCGACTCCCCCCGATCGGTCACCGAAAGAGAATGGGACAGAGGCTTCTCATCACGCGCAAGGTGATGACCTCCGAAACGGACTTTGTGTCGTCGATCTGTCGACGGGTGACGTGATTGCAGAAACGCACGTCGCAGATACGCTCGGTCCAATCTCTGGCGTGTGCGTGCTCGACGACGCGCTCCATCCGACTGTTCTCACGGCGGATGACGATGAGCTTCGCCGCACAATCACGTTTGCGACGGATCAGGGCGCGGTGTATCACCGACTCCCTGATTCCGCCTCGTCCACATCCGGGGACAAGACTGAGGCTCACGCTGCATCGGCAAACGCTGAATCGACTCCGACATCGGCTGCTCCCGCTCCGTTTTCGGGGGGCTCTATCGATCAGTTAGACCTCGACCTCTCGGAGGCGCGCCGGCGTGACACTCGTGTTAGGGCGGGTCAGCCATATCAGCTCTTCGCCGGGCAGATGCTGGCAAAAGATGTGATTAGCCGGTTTCAAGAGCTCCTACCAGGTCGATTCGTGCGGCGGGTTAAGACAGGAGCGGTGAGCGGAGATCTTCCGCTCGTTGGAGTCGTGGCGGTCGTTGGAAAACGCCCCATCGGGATCGCCGTCGCCGCCATCCCGTCGAATGCTTCAGCCTCTACGTTGCATGCGTTGAGTGTGCTTCCGGCTCAGCGCGGTCAGGGTGTCGGAACGGCGTTGTTGCAGCGTCTTGAAGCGCTTATCCAGACGGGCGGAGCAGAGGAACTGCAGGCCGAGTACCGACAATCGAATTCCTCTCGACAGGCGCTGGAACGCGTTCTTGAAAAATCTGGATGGGACGCGCCACGCGCGAAACGCAAGCTCTATCAGGGAGATCGGGAAAACATTCCCAAACCGTTCCTGGAAACGTTGGCAAAGCGATCCCTGCAGGCCGGTGAGCTGTTTTCATGGAGTGACTTGACGACACAGGAGAAACAGAATTTGCAGGGTCGACTACGACCGGGGGCGGAACGGTCGATTCCCGTCCCTCTCAGTCCATTTCAGCTCGATGCCACGGTCGATTACGACTGTAGCCTAGGTCTTCGGCACGAGGATCGGGTGGTGGGCTGGATGATTACCCATCGCCTCGCACCAGAAGTTCTTCAGTACACATGCCTGTACGTCGAGCCGGACATTCGGGGGCCGGGTGTGGGGCTCTCGCTCCTTGCTGAAGCTATGCGTCGGCAGGCCGAGCGGACAGACATTCCCCGCTTCATCTGGATGATCGATGCCGAGAACACACGAATGCATCGGTTCGTGGAGGGACGCCTTGCCTCGGTGATCGATAAGCAGGATACGTTACTTCACGCCGTGACCCGTTTTTGA
- the serS gene encoding serine--tRNA ligase, which translates to MLDIERIRKEPKRIKEAIRAKGAGDPAIVDQLLEVDEERRAAITEMQETQEKQNKVSRSIGQLKREGKDEEAQEKIEETSRLKDRVKELEETVREVKEKQQRLLLEIPNVPHRSVPVGATEEDNEVAAEVGEKPTFDFDPKPHWEITEQHDLVDFERGAKVTGAGFPFYLGKGARLQRALINFFLDRAQENGYREVQAPHFVNEDSARGTGQLPDKEDLMYEIQRDELFPIPTAEVPVTNFFRNEILSADELPVKLCAYTPCFRREAGSHGADVRGLNRLHQFDKVELVHVVEPDDSYRALESLRENAEALLDDLGLPYRRLLMCTGDMGFTQAKKYDLEVWSAGQQRWLEVSSISNFEAFQARRMAIRYRPEAEAKPKLVHTLNGSGLALPRIVAAILEQYQDEHGNVLIPEVLQPYTGFDTIE; encoded by the coding sequence ATGCTCGACATCGAACGCATCCGAAAAGAGCCGAAGCGAATCAAGGAGGCCATCCGGGCGAAAGGCGCGGGGGATCCGGCCATCGTCGACCAGCTACTGGAGGTGGATGAGGAGAGGCGTGCGGCGATCACGGAGATGCAGGAGACACAGGAGAAGCAAAACAAGGTCTCCCGCTCGATCGGCCAGCTCAAGCGTGAGGGCAAGGACGAGGAGGCGCAGGAGAAGATTGAGGAGACGAGTCGGCTCAAGGACCGCGTCAAAGAGCTGGAAGAAACGGTTCGCGAGGTGAAGGAAAAGCAGCAGCGGCTTCTGCTGGAGATTCCGAACGTCCCGCACCGAAGCGTTCCGGTCGGCGCCACGGAGGAGGACAACGAGGTGGCTGCGGAGGTTGGTGAGAAGCCGACGTTTGACTTCGATCCAAAGCCGCACTGGGAGATTACAGAGCAGCACGACCTCGTCGATTTCGAGCGAGGCGCGAAAGTCACAGGAGCGGGTTTCCCGTTCTACCTTGGAAAGGGTGCCCGTCTGCAGCGTGCGCTGATCAACTTCTTTCTTGACCGAGCGCAGGAAAACGGCTATCGCGAAGTACAGGCCCCGCACTTCGTCAACGAGGACAGCGCCCGCGGTACCGGTCAGCTGCCGGACAAGGAGGATCTGATGTACGAGATTCAGCGGGATGAGCTTTTCCCGATTCCCACAGCCGAGGTCCCGGTCACGAACTTCTTCCGGAACGAAATTCTTTCGGCCGATGAGCTTCCCGTCAAGCTGTGCGCCTACACACCGTGCTTTCGCCGCGAGGCCGGGTCGCACGGCGCCGACGTGCGCGGCCTGAACCGCCTGCATCAATTCGATAAGGTGGAGCTCGTTCACGTCGTGGAGCCAGACGACAGCTACCGTGCCCTCGAATCGCTCCGCGAAAATGCCGAGGCCCTGCTCGATGATCTCGGCCTGCCGTACCGCCGTCTCCTGATGTGCACCGGCGACATGGGATTCACACAGGCGAAGAAGTACGACCTGGAAGTCTGGAGCGCGGGCCAGCAACGCTGGCTGGAGGTCTCGTCCATCTCGAACTTCGAGGCATTCCAGGCGCGTCGGATGGCGATTCGCTACCGCCCGGAAGCCGAAGCAAAACCCAAGTTGGTCCACACGCTCAACGGGAGTGGGCTCGCCCTTCCCCGTATTGTCGCCGCCATTCTCGAGCAGTACCAGGACGAGCACGGCAACGTGCTGATACCAGAGGTTCTGCAGCCGTACACCGGATTTGACACGATCGAATAA
- a CDS encoding asparagine synthetase B, producing MLAVRPAHGEDILVPMDDRQTNHLKAYGAAFWALEQGIDVDWLLNYRGGSFMAPASPSIKQELRVRGVSFELLNGGTASKVISEVEAEGSNMSVVRLQKPPKIAVYAPDATLPWDDAVLLALTYAEVPHDMIYDAEVLDGKLSDYDWVHMHHEDFTGQFGKFLRYRNQSWYIKQQQEAETLARKHGFRKVSELKLAVAERIRGYVSQGGFLFSMCSGTDTFDIALAAHQTDIVPREYDGDPVDPDAIDKLDFSNTIAFENFQPNFNPHEYEHSNIDVGPPPPQLRDPSLDYFTLFEFSAKWDPVPTMLTQNHVATVKGFVGQTTAFKKSLVKDDVVILAEAPNRDQVRYLHGTLGQGTFTFYAGHDPEDYQHFVGDPPTDLALHKHSPGYRLILNNILFPAAKKKKQKT from the coding sequence ATGCTCGCGGTACGCCCGGCCCACGGCGAGGACATCCTCGTCCCGATGGATGACCGGCAGACGAACCACCTCAAGGCATACGGTGCAGCTTTTTGGGCTCTGGAGCAGGGCATCGATGTCGACTGGCTCCTCAACTACCGCGGGGGCTCGTTCATGGCGCCCGCCTCTCCATCGATCAAACAAGAGCTCCGCGTCCGCGGCGTCTCCTTCGAGCTCCTGAACGGCGGGACGGCTTCGAAGGTGATCTCCGAAGTCGAAGCCGAGGGGAGCAACATGTCCGTCGTTCGGCTGCAGAAGCCACCGAAGATCGCCGTGTACGCGCCCGATGCGACGCTCCCCTGGGACGATGCGGTGCTACTGGCCTTGACGTACGCGGAAGTGCCGCACGACATGATTTACGACGCGGAGGTTCTAGACGGGAAGCTGTCGGACTACGACTGGGTCCACATGCACCACGAAGACTTCACCGGCCAGTTCGGGAAGTTTCTCCGCTACCGCAACCAGTCATGGTACATCAAGCAGCAGCAGGAAGCCGAGACGCTCGCCCGGAAGCACGGCTTTCGCAAGGTCAGCGAACTGAAACTCGCGGTCGCCGAACGCATCCGTGGCTACGTGTCACAGGGCGGCTTCCTCTTCTCGATGTGTTCGGGAACGGACACGTTCGACATCGCTCTCGCTGCACACCAGACGGACATCGTGCCGCGCGAATACGACGGCGATCCGGTCGACCCGGATGCGATAGACAAGCTTGATTTTTCGAACACCATCGCCTTCGAAAACTTCCAGCCGAACTTCAACCCGCACGAGTACGAGCACTCGAACATCGATGTTGGGCCACCGCCCCCCCAGCTCCGCGACCCATCGCTCGACTACTTCACCCTGTTCGAGTTCAGTGCAAAATGGGATCCGGTGCCAACAATGCTCACGCAGAACCACGTTGCGACTGTAAAGGGTTTCGTCGGGCAAACGACCGCGTTCAAGAAGAGCCTCGTCAAGGATGACGTTGTGATTCTCGCGGAAGCGCCCAACCGTGACCAGGTTCGCTACCTGCACGGGACGCTTGGCCAGGGCACCTTCACGTTTTACGCCGGCCACGACCCGGAAGACTACCAACACTTCGTCGGTGACCCGCCGACCGATCTTGCCCTCCACAAGCACTCTCCGGGATATCGGCTCATCCTCAACAATATTCTCTTTCCCGCAGCGAAGAAAAAGAAGCAAAAGACGTAA
- a CDS encoding asparagine--tRNA ligase: MSQTPDPIDDFTRIEDLPDHVDETVTLKGWLHNKRGSKGLYFLILRDGSGFVQCVAAEDNLDDTSWTAADDASQEAALAITGSVSADDRAPGGYEIQVSSIETVGSSGDYPITPKEHGIDFLMNNRHLWLRSESQWAVMRIRNRTIMAIHEFFQDRGFIQMDAPILTGNAVEGTSTLFELDYFDDQSAYLTQSGQLHGEAMAMALGKIYTFGPTFRAEKSKTRRHLTEFWMIEPEMAFYDLDMDMELAEQFVSHVVQTVLADCKAELETLQRDTEALENVQAPFPRVSYDEAVDILRSDETAEMIDERIESIKQEKEDLETEKEENQKERGQAKKWRKRQIDQREIEINKRIDEIEEELRNLPDWKESAQTFEWGNDFGGSDETVLTWHYDRPIIVHRFPAKIKAFYMKRDPEDDRLALGMDVLAPEGYGEIVGGGERATDLDFLEEQIEAHGLPQEVFDWYLDLRKFGSVPHSGFGLGLERTVSWLCGREHVRETIPFPRTIGRLHP; the protein is encoded by the coding sequence ATGTCCCAGACGCCCGACCCGATCGACGACTTTACACGGATCGAAGACTTGCCTGACCACGTCGATGAGACGGTCACCCTCAAGGGGTGGCTCCATAATAAGCGTGGATCGAAAGGACTCTACTTTCTGATTCTGCGTGATGGTTCGGGCTTTGTGCAATGCGTGGCCGCGGAGGATAATCTCGATGATACGTCCTGGACGGCCGCCGACGATGCGAGTCAGGAAGCAGCCCTCGCCATAACCGGTTCTGTATCAGCGGACGATCGCGCCCCCGGAGGCTACGAGATTCAGGTGTCGAGCATTGAAACCGTCGGCTCATCCGGCGACTATCCGATCACGCCGAAGGAGCACGGCATCGACTTCCTGATGAACAACCGTCACCTCTGGCTGCGGAGCGAGAGCCAGTGGGCGGTCATGCGGATTCGCAACCGTACGATCATGGCGATCCACGAGTTCTTCCAGGATCGCGGCTTCATCCAGATGGACGCTCCGATTCTCACGGGGAACGCGGTCGAGGGAACGTCGACGCTGTTCGAGTTGGATTACTTCGACGATCAGAGCGCGTACCTGACGCAGAGCGGCCAGCTTCACGGCGAAGCCATGGCGATGGCGCTCGGCAAGATCTACACGTTCGGCCCGACGTTTCGCGCGGAGAAGTCCAAAACCCGGCGTCACCTGACGGAGTTTTGGATGATCGAGCCGGAGATGGCGTTCTACGATCTGGACATGGACATGGAGCTCGCGGAGCAGTTCGTGAGTCACGTGGTCCAGACCGTCCTCGCAGACTGCAAGGCAGAGCTGGAGACGCTGCAGCGCGACACCGAGGCGCTCGAGAACGTTCAGGCCCCCTTCCCGAGAGTCAGCTACGATGAGGCTGTCGACATCCTGCGCAGTGATGAAACGGCGGAGATGATTGACGAGCGAATCGAGTCGATCAAGCAGGAGAAGGAAGACCTCGAAACGGAGAAAGAGGAGAACCAGAAGGAGCGCGGCCAGGCGAAGAAGTGGCGCAAGCGCCAAATTGATCAGCGCGAGATCGAGATCAACAAGCGGATCGACGAGATCGAGGAGGAGCTCCGCAACCTGCCCGACTGGAAGGAGTCCGCGCAGACGTTCGAGTGGGGCAACGACTTCGGCGGAAGTGACGAGACGGTACTTACGTGGCACTATGATCGCCCGATCATCGTCCACCGCTTCCCGGCGAAGATCAAAGCCTTCTACATGAAGCGTGACCCGGAGGACGACCGTCTGGCGCTCGGCATGGATGTGCTGGCCCCGGAAGGGTACGGCGAAATCGTCGGCGGGGGCGAGCGTGCGACGGATCTCGATTTTCTGGAGGAGCAGATCGAAGCACACGGACTGCCGCAAGAGGTCTTCGACTGGTACCTCGACCTTCGCAAGTTCGGCTCGGTCCCACACAGCGGCTTCGGACTTGGCCTCGAACGAACCGTGTCGTGGCTCTGTGGTCGCGAGCATGTGCGTGAGACCATCCCGTTCCCGCGGACGATCGGACGGCTGCATCCGTAG
- the rfbD gene encoding dTDP-4-dehydrorhamnose reductase, protein MLYNRVLVTGANGLLGQALVQRLSRLPEYDVLATARDDGPRFDKGSFGYAPLDVTDASAVHRTFQDFTPNVVVNCAAVSSVGECRNHRERCWNVNAAAVETLANECRKIGARLVQVSTDFVFDGEDGPYDESARPDPVNYYGRSKLAGENAVRASGLGSWAIVRTILLYGTANRLSRSNFVLWVVNSLSRGETIHVVDDQYRTPTYVVDLATGIERLLHFEKDGVFHLSGRELVSVYDLACTVADVCDLDDTLIRPVSSDYFDDAVDRPLRTGFIILKGETELGYSPHSLRDGLAAVRDEMK, encoded by the coding sequence ATGCTGTACAATCGCGTACTCGTAACGGGTGCGAATGGCTTGCTCGGTCAGGCTCTCGTTCAGCGACTCAGCCGGCTGCCAGAGTACGATGTGCTGGCAACGGCTCGTGATGATGGCCCCCGGTTTGACAAAGGGTCGTTCGGGTACGCGCCGCTCGACGTCACCGACGCCTCGGCCGTCCACAGGACGTTCCAGGACTTCACGCCGAACGTGGTCGTCAACTGTGCTGCGGTTTCGAGCGTCGGCGAGTGCCGGAATCATCGAGAGCGGTGCTGGAATGTGAATGCAGCCGCGGTCGAGACGCTCGCGAACGAGTGCCGCAAGATCGGGGCTCGTCTCGTCCAGGTCTCAACCGATTTTGTATTTGATGGCGAAGACGGTCCATACGACGAATCTGCCCGCCCGGACCCGGTAAATTACTACGGACGCTCGAAGCTCGCCGGGGAAAACGCCGTCCGCGCATCCGGCCTCGGCTCATGGGCGATCGTGCGAACCATCCTTCTTTACGGCACTGCCAACCGCCTCAGCCGGTCCAACTTCGTGCTCTGGGTGGTCAATTCCCTGTCTCGGGGCGAAACCATTCATGTTGTCGACGATCAGTACCGAACACCGACGTACGTTGTCGACCTCGCAACGGGAATCGAGCGTCTTCTGCACTTCGAGAAAGACGGTGTCTTCCATCTTTCTGGACGCGAACTCGTGTCCGTCTACGACCTCGCGTGTACCGTCGCCGATGTCTGCGACCTTGACGACACCCTCATCCGTCCCGTTTCGAGCGACTACTTCGACGATGCCGTCGATCGTCCCCTGCGAACCGGATTCATTATTCTGAAAGGAGAAACCGAACTCGGATATTCGCCGCATTCGCTGCGGGATGGGCTTGCCGCTGTGCGGGATGAGATGAAGTGA
- a CDS encoding RNA polymerase subunit sigma-54 — translation MLLLIAWPTDAIAQRQIGALGVGGQAGLPGGASVKLYREDSIAYDLLVSTDLDDRAVLYLHRVWEQPIPESPLWIYFGPGLIGGAEQLTTEPAPILGVSSIGGLNFYAEHFEVFLQIIPRFQVQPDVKPRIGGSVGLRYYF, via the coding sequence GTGCTCCTTCTTATCGCATGGCCAACCGATGCGATCGCCCAGCGGCAGATCGGCGCTCTGGGCGTGGGAGGACAGGCCGGTCTGCCCGGTGGTGCCTCCGTGAAGCTGTACCGCGAGGACAGCATAGCGTACGATCTACTCGTGAGCACCGACCTCGACGACCGTGCCGTCCTGTACCTCCACCGCGTCTGGGAACAACCCATCCCGGAATCGCCCCTCTGGATTTATTTTGGACCCGGCCTCATCGGAGGAGCCGAACAGCTGACCACCGAACCGGCGCCCATCCTGGGCGTCAGTTCCATCGGCGGTCTGAATTTTTACGCCGAGCACTTTGAAGTCTTTCTCCAGATCATTCCTCGGTTCCAAGTCCAACCCGACGTAAAACCGCGCATTGGTGGTAGCGTAGGACTCCGCTACTACTTTTAG
- a CDS encoding FG-GAP-like repeat-containing protein: MPDDTTKNHNHPPSVSPGDSIADRVRRNPGGSVLRDVLTYTAQAALLGAVAGAGVAAVPQTANAQADFTERPGTNNPLDGVDVGDNSTPQFFDYESDGDLDIAIGRADGTIAFFENTGSATSPNYVEQTGSSNPFDGEDVGDNAAIDFGDIDGDGDLDIVAGKNAGALLYIENTGSATSPNYVSQSGTDNPFNGIGVGTNSAPKLADFDGDGDLDVVVGRADGTLAYVENTGSASSPNYVQQTGASNPFDGFDAGDDSIPGLADIDGDGDLDLAVGKNESTVSNSITYFENVGSASDPDYQQRTASDNPFDGFAGTDSAPVFGDVDGDGDVDAAVGAADGQIRYLENTGDVTRSESFVEAENNPLSGQSLTDGNSAPAVADLDADGDLDIVAGKGDGTLVYFKNTGSATNPSYSQEFGVLPGNDYGEDSAPLVVDFDADGDYDIAVGQGDGNVSYLENTGSVTSPSFTQRTGSSNPFNSIALLDKSKLTTADIDADGDLDIVAGKGGTDSSLLYFENDGSRTSPNYVDATDGSAFDGLTATDGAPEFDDVDNDGDYDLTVGTGSGAVKYFENTGTKTNPSFSERTGTDNPFAGATQNGQTAPRFADLDGDGDRDLVLGQDDGSFDVYRYGDSDVLPVELTNFAIQPDGNAAMLTWSTASEKNNSGFEVHRMLGGGMFEKLGFVEGAGTVSTPQTYRFRTDDLPNGTHQFRLKQVDVDGSSEYSKTKTVEITIDSKYELTAPSPNPSSGEAAVKLTVEQAQNVRVEVFDLLGRRVSVVFDGQMGAQKEQRFRVGDDLSAGTYFVKVTGEGFEKSQKFVVVR; this comes from the coding sequence ATGCCTGACGATACGACGAAGAATCACAATCATCCTCCATCGGTTTCGCCGGGGGATTCCATCGCGGATCGCGTCCGTAGAAACCCAGGCGGCAGCGTCCTTCGGGATGTTCTGACGTACACGGCCCAGGCTGCGCTTCTCGGGGCAGTCGCTGGTGCCGGTGTTGCAGCCGTGCCTCAGACGGCAAACGCACAGGCGGACTTCACCGAGCGACCTGGGACGAACAACCCGCTCGATGGCGTTGACGTTGGCGACAACAGCACGCCGCAGTTTTTCGATTATGAGAGCGATGGCGACCTCGACATCGCCATCGGTCGCGCAGATGGCACCATTGCCTTCTTCGAAAATACCGGGTCCGCAACCAGTCCGAATTATGTGGAGCAGACGGGGTCGTCGAACCCGTTTGACGGGGAAGATGTCGGAGACAATGCCGCCATCGACTTTGGCGACATTGACGGAGACGGTGACCTCGATATTGTAGCGGGCAAGAATGCCGGCGCTCTTCTATACATCGAGAACACGGGTTCTGCTACGAGCCCCAATTATGTTTCACAGTCCGGTACGGACAACCCGTTTAACGGTATCGGGGTAGGGACGAATAGTGCTCCGAAGCTCGCTGACTTCGATGGCGACGGGGACCTGGATGTTGTTGTCGGCCGTGCCGACGGGACGCTCGCGTACGTGGAAAATACAGGGTCGGCTTCCAGCCCGAACTACGTACAGCAAACCGGAGCGTCCAACCCATTTGATGGTTTCGATGCCGGAGACGATTCCATACCGGGTCTCGCAGATATCGATGGCGACGGTGATCTCGATCTCGCGGTCGGTAAGAACGAGTCGACCGTGAGCAACTCGATCACATATTTCGAGAATGTTGGCTCGGCATCGGACCCAGACTATCAGCAGCGCACGGCATCGGACAATCCGTTCGACGGTTTTGCAGGCACTGACAGTGCGCCAGTCTTCGGCGACGTGGACGGTGACGGAGACGTTGACGCTGCGGTTGGGGCCGCGGATGGGCAAATCCGCTACCTGGAAAACACGGGCGATGTTACCCGTTCTGAATCGTTCGTCGAGGCCGAGAATAATCCACTGTCTGGCCAGAGCTTGACCGATGGCAACAGCGCGCCTGCCGTAGCCGACCTCGATGCCGATGGCGACCTCGACATCGTAGCCGGGAAAGGCGATGGTACGCTCGTTTACTTCAAGAATACCGGGAGCGCCACGAATCCATCGTACAGTCAGGAGTTCGGCGTCCTGCCCGGCAATGACTACGGTGAAGACTCGGCGCCACTGGTTGTCGACTTTGATGCGGATGGCGACTACGACATCGCTGTCGGTCAAGGGGATGGCAACGTTAGTTATCTCGAAAATACCGGTTCGGTCACGTCTCCTTCGTTCACCCAGCGTACCGGATCTAGCAATCCGTTTAATAGCATCGCGCTGCTCGACAAGTCGAAGTTGACGACAGCCGACATTGACGCGGATGGCGATCTCGACATTGTTGCGGGGAAAGGAGGCACGGATTCGTCCCTGCTCTACTTCGAAAACGACGGATCCCGTACGAGCCCGAACTACGTGGATGCCACGGACGGGAGCGCGTTCGATGGACTGACCGCGACCGATGGAGCGCCGGAGTTCGATGACGTCGACAACGACGGCGACTACGACCTAACCGTTGGTACCGGTAGCGGTGCGGTGAAGTACTTTGAGAATACCGGAACGAAGACAAATCCTTCGTTTAGCGAACGCACCGGGACGGACAATCCATTCGCCGGCGCGACGCAGAATGGGCAGACCGCACCACGGTTTGCGGATCTGGACGGCGACGGAGACCGCGACCTCGTTCTCGGTCAGGATGATGGATCGTTCGACGTCTATCGCTACGGCGACTCAGACGTCCTTCCTGTTGAGCTGACGAACTTCGCGATTCAGCCGGATGGGAATGCGGCCATGCTGACGTGGTCGACCGCGTCCGAGAAGAATAACTCGGGCTTTGAGGTTCATCGGATGCTCGGCGGAGGCATGTTCGAGAAGCTCGGCTTCGTCGAAGGTGCAGGTACGGTCAGCACGCCTCAGACCTATCGGTTCCGTACGGACGATCTGCCGAACGGCACACACCAGTTCCGCCTGAAGCAGGTCGACGTGGACGGCTCGTCCGAATACAGTAAGACGAAGACCGTCGAGATCACGATCGATAGCAAGTACGAGCTCACAGCGCCGTCGCCGAACCCTTCGAGTGGGGAAGCGGCCGTGAAGCTCACCGTCGAACAGGCTCAGAACGTACGCGTCGAGGTGTTTGACCTCCTTGGCCGCCGCGTCTCCGTCGTCTTCGACGGTCAGATGGGCGCCCAGAAGGAACAGCGCTTCCGCGTGGGCGATGACCTGAGCGCAGGTACGTACTTCGTGAAAGTGACGGGCGAAGGGTTCGAGAAGAGCCAGAAGTTCGTCGTGGTACGTTAA
- a CDS encoding acyl-CoA thioesterase, translating to MSSTKAKPVADSRAIINEIVLPNDTNSLGNMMGGRLLHLMDKCAAISAQRHANTVCVTASVDNVEFQAPIRGGDVVVIESQVNRAFRTSMEVELNVWAENPKQQTKLKSNRAFYTFVGLDDESRPVEIPPIQPETEEEKERYDAAAKRREIRLVLAGRLGLEDATNLREDMRAAIQASPSHS from the coding sequence ATGTCGTCGACCAAGGCCAAGCCGGTTGCGGATTCCCGCGCCATTATCAACGAAATTGTCCTGCCCAACGATACCAACAGTCTGGGCAACATGATGGGGGGCCGGCTACTGCACCTGATGGACAAATGCGCAGCGATCTCGGCGCAGCGTCATGCCAACACCGTGTGCGTGACGGCGTCTGTTGACAATGTCGAGTTCCAGGCTCCCATTCGAGGCGGGGATGTCGTCGTCATCGAGAGCCAGGTCAACCGGGCGTTTCGGACGTCGATGGAAGTGGAGTTGAACGTCTGGGCGGAAAACCCAAAGCAGCAGACGAAGCTGAAGTCCAACCGCGCGTTCTACACGTTCGTCGGACTCGACGACGAAAGCCGCCCTGTCGAAATCCCACCGATCCAACCGGAGACCGAAGAGGAAAAGGAACGATATGATGCCGCGGCGAAGCGGCGCGAAATCCGCCTCGTGCTCGCCGGGCGTCTGGGTCTGGAGGATGCAACCAATCTGCGAGAGGACATGCGCGCCGCCATTCAGGCCTCCCCATCTCACTCCTGA